A single genomic interval of Pyrobaculum arsenaticum DSM 13514 harbors:
- a CDS encoding DNA-directed DNA polymerase: MFVIGPRPPVKAERVDLIPLVRRGFVYVEASGAVWRICEPAGDRDLLRAKLVSKGYKVSQSYIPQSVRPYLEGRRQPKLGGRVAAVYTEGGETGWLMEGEIGVGCPPADYVAYWGERPRCPGVLVDLKKMYRRGLWAEAAERFGDGWLLKALRRRPEDVLEAAYALAVEAVSFLEALAAATGIGVDAILAVFETNSVAALAEAVFHFEAERRGYVLEDSRRLFDMPYFDMVRGRAPGVYRRVAELDFKSLFPSLVVKYGIDPTTARPCAEGLPAGPLGRYCFDGGPVAYVVRRWLEARLAAADKALSDALKWLMNAGIGAWGKAGWGIICEPCLLAVRSEAARLFDEAWRRFSPIYGDTDSVYVEEEKAGEVLRWGSSLGGLRLELKGVWDVFVLAWAKGGGVAEKNYVKAKGDRWEVKGGLLRPHDLPLAVRLRYREVVEAAAGGGDPLGAAVKIVKEAPPEQLFVYKPVWRRRLGEVERETPLHVAARYLAGRCRCDPVDVFYLPGNGVVYVPWAAVDKRLRARPARAEEVRRAAVEYVGRLWKLRALAP, encoded by the coding sequence GTGTTTGTAATTGGGCCGAGGCCGCCTGTAAAAGCCGAGCGGGTAGACTTAATCCCCCTAGTGAGGAGGGGCTTTGTATACGTAGAGGCCAGCGGCGCCGTGTGGCGCATATGCGAGCCGGCTGGGGACAGAGATCTGCTGAGAGCTAAGCTGGTGTCGAAGGGGTATAAGGTGTCCCAGTCCTACATTCCCCAGTCTGTGCGGCCCTACCTAGAGGGCAGGAGGCAGCCGAAGCTCGGCGGCCGCGTCGCCGCGGTCTACACGGAGGGCGGAGAGACGGGGTGGCTTATGGAAGGCGAGATCGGCGTGGGGTGCCCGCCGGCTGACTACGTGGCTTACTGGGGCGAGAGGCCGAGATGCCCCGGCGTTTTGGTAGACCTCAAGAAGATGTACAGAAGGGGCTTGTGGGCCGAGGCGGCTGAGAGGTTCGGCGACGGCTGGCTCCTAAAGGCGCTGAGGAGGAGGCCGGAGGACGTGCTGGAGGCCGCCTACGCCCTGGCCGTCGAGGCGGTCAGCTTCTTGGAGGCGCTGGCCGCGGCGACGGGGATAGGCGTAGACGCAATCCTGGCCGTCTTCGAGACCAACTCAGTGGCGGCGCTGGCTGAGGCGGTTTTCCACTTCGAGGCGGAAAGGCGGGGTTACGTCCTGGAGGACTCGCGGCGGCTTTTCGACATGCCCTACTTCGACATGGTCAGGGGCAGGGCGCCTGGGGTGTACAGGAGGGTGGCGGAGCTGGACTTCAAGTCCCTCTTCCCCTCCCTCGTGGTTAAGTACGGCATAGACCCCACCACGGCAAGGCCCTGCGCGGAGGGCTTGCCGGCGGGGCCTCTTGGGAGGTACTGCTTCGACGGCGGGCCCGTCGCCTATGTGGTGAGGAGGTGGCTGGAGGCCAGGCTTGCCGCGGCGGACAAGGCTCTGTCTGACGCGCTTAAGTGGCTCATGAACGCGGGCATCGGGGCCTGGGGCAAGGCGGGGTGGGGGATCATATGCGAGCCGTGCCTCCTCGCAGTGAGATCGGAGGCGGCACGACTCTTCGACGAGGCTTGGAGGAGGTTTTCCCCGATATACGGCGACACAGACTCCGTATACGTCGAGGAGGAGAAGGCGGGGGAGGTGCTCCGGTGGGGCTCCTCATTGGGCGGCCTGAGGCTGGAGCTTAAGGGGGTTTGGGACGTCTTCGTGCTGGCGTGGGCGAAGGGCGGCGGCGTTGCTGAGAAGAACTACGTAAAGGCCAAGGGGGATCGCTGGGAGGTAAAGGGAGGCTTGCTGAGGCCACACGACCTCCCCCTAGCTGTGAGGCTTAGGTACAGGGAGGTGGTGGAGGCGGCGGCCGGCGGCGGAGATCCGCTCGGAGCCGCGGTGAAGATAGTCAAGGAGGCTCCCCCCGAGCAGCTCTTCGTCTACAAGCCCGTCTGGAGGCGGAGGCTCGGCGAGGTGGAGAGGGAGACCCCCCTCCACGTGGCGGCGCGGTACCTGGCCGGGAGGTGTAGATGCGACCCGGTGGACGTGTTTTACCTCCCCGGCAACGGCGTGGTATACGTCCCCTGGGCCGCTGTGGACAAGAGGTTGAGGGCAAGGCCGGCGCGGGCGGAGGAGGTTAGGCGGGCCGCCGTGGAGTACGTGGGGAGGCTGTGGAAGCTACGGGCCCTGGCCCCGTGA
- a CDS encoding TIGR04190 family B12-binding domain/radical SAM domain protein gives MPLHFDVALLHAPSVYDFRNLRRVHYGPISDVIPSRPVFDMYPVGFIHIASYLEKRGVKTGIFNIAARMLNEPGLDVPKLIKGIKAALYAVDIHWLVHAHGAVEVAKLVKEVHGAPVAVGGFSATYYWREILEKYPFIDFVVLGDTTEPVMYQLLHAVEGGDRERLYEIPNLAFRDGDKIVNTGIRYVPQELDDLKPDYTAVARAMIRSGIRNSLPWSTFFKHPIAAVISYKGCPLNCLACGGSNYTYRAVFGRGGLGRKSPRTLVEEFREITDWLKVPVFFVGDLQYLGRRYLEEFTELLRREKPSVELIFEFFTPPPREVLSLYRRAGDVVYLQISPRVPRRGY, from the coding sequence GTGCCTCTACATTTCGACGTTGCGTTGCTCCATGCGCCAAGCGTCTACGATTTTAGAAATTTGAGACGTGTCCACTACGGGCCTATCAGCGACGTGATACCGTCTAGGCCCGTGTTCGACATGTACCCCGTGGGCTTTATCCACATTGCCTCTTACCTGGAGAAGAGGGGGGTGAAAACCGGCATTTTCAACATAGCGGCGAGAATGCTCAACGAGCCCGGCCTAGATGTCCCCAAGCTTATCAAAGGCATAAAGGCCGCCCTATACGCGGTGGATATCCACTGGCTCGTACACGCCCACGGAGCAGTGGAGGTGGCTAAGCTGGTAAAGGAGGTACACGGCGCGCCTGTGGCGGTCGGCGGCTTCTCAGCTACGTACTACTGGCGGGAGATACTGGAGAAGTACCCCTTCATCGACTTCGTGGTTCTAGGCGACACAACGGAGCCTGTGATGTACCAACTGCTTCACGCCGTGGAGGGCGGGGACCGGGAGAGACTCTACGAAATCCCCAACCTAGCGTTTAGAGACGGGGATAAAATAGTCAACACGGGCATTCGGTATGTCCCCCAGGAGCTGGACGACTTGAAGCCCGACTACACAGCAGTGGCCCGGGCGATGATCAGAAGCGGTATTAGGAACTCGCTGCCCTGGAGTACCTTTTTCAAGCACCCAATAGCCGCCGTTATCTCGTACAAGGGGTGCCCCCTCAACTGCCTAGCCTGCGGGGGGAGCAACTACACGTACAGGGCAGTCTTCGGCAGAGGAGGGCTAGGCCGGAAGAGCCCCCGGACCTTGGTGGAGGAGTTCAGGGAGATAACTGATTGGCTTAAAGTCCCTGTGTTCTTCGTCGGCGACCTGCAGTACCTAGGGAGGAGGTACCTGGAGGAGTTTACAGAGCTACTGAGGCGGGAGAAGCCCAGCGTAGAGCTCATATTCGAGTTCTTCACGCCGCCGCCGCGGGAGGTGCTCAGCCTATACAGAAGGGCGGGGGACGTGGTGTACCTCCAGATATCCCCCCGAGTCCCACGACGAGGATATTAG
- a CDS encoding ADP-ribose-binding protein: MEFKVGGVEVVLMKGDITEVEADAIVNAANSYLEHGGGVAGAIVRKGGAIIQEESREWVRRHGPVPVGGVAVTSAGRLRAKYVIHAVGPRCGVEPIEKLGEAVRNALRKAEELGLSSIAFPAISTGIFGCPYDAAALQMAQAIKEAAPQLRSVRRIMVVLYGEEAFQKFIEVFKKTIG, from the coding sequence ATGGAGTTTAAGGTAGGTGGGGTAGAGGTGGTCTTAATGAAGGGGGACATAACTGAGGTGGAGGCCGACGCTATTGTCAACGCCGCCAACTCATACCTAGAACACGGCGGCGGCGTTGCCGGGGCTATTGTGCGGAAGGGCGGGGCGATTATACAGGAGGAGAGCAGGGAGTGGGTTAGGCGCCACGGCCCTGTGCCGGTTGGCGGGGTTGCGGTGACGTCAGCGGGGAGGCTGAGGGCCAAGTACGTGATCCACGCCGTGGGGCCGCGTTGCGGCGTTGAGCCGATTGAGAAGCTGGGCGAGGCTGTGAGAAACGCCCTGCGCAAGGCCGAGGAGCTGGGCTTGTCGTCAATAGCGTTCCCCGCCATAAGCACTGGGATTTTCGGCTGTCCATACGACGCGGCGGCTTTGCAGATGGCCCAGGCGATAAAAGAAGCGGCGCCGCAGCTGAGATCGGTGCGGAGGATTATGGTGGTGCTCTACGGCGAGGAGGCCTTTCAAAAATTCATCGAGGTATTTAAAAAGACTATTGGCTAG
- the rgy gene encoding reverse gyrase, which yields MVPLVVYLHTCPNCGGPITSDRLVLGLPCRECLPEGTKAGSIREVVAALRRRRVLKGLAWVDAYLRGYEGFTEFFKKVVGFDMWGAQRLWARRLVRGKSFAIVAPTGSGKTTFVLVAALHVAKEGKKALLIFPTSALAHQAYRKLLVFAERAGVSVRALAYHSLLSDREKKEVLDAVQRGEFDVLVVTSAFLPKYFDMLKAFKFDFVAADDVDSILRATSKNIDRILRLLGVSDSVLSTALEVINMTKQLRKAEVAGDLKEMERLSQQIAELRAKLHEEARRLRLGIFIASGALAKARRTLRLMLFREILGFDVGGRAEGLRNVVDLYTEASGDVVEQAVELLKRLGPGGIVYVQDRELGMAILERAKAEGLAVEHFFRPRRGVLESFEKGELVALVGLASSRSALVRGIDLPHVIRYVVFVGVPKFRFRVRLEEFSIPAYLTFLYNVRAVLASDLRYKADRLIGQLKRLAPYALSVQEALKKAAEGAELNGFDKHAVEVVKSAVEFVNSLLEREEIRKAIETSTEIRLTYVGGELYVLVPDVTTYIQGSGRTSRLYVGGLSKGLSVMIVDDAKVFQALRRELKLRFDEAEFAHIKEVDLDKVLQEIDRDRRIIRDIIEGRVAPERRSVELMKTVLMVVESPTKARTIANFFGRPSLLVAEGVPIYEVSTGDTVLMITASLGHLYELPTSLDRIEARQREMLLKWFGDFKTDGYDGGQYAVLVKEGAYIPVYNKIWRCRGGVYVDDVDVPPECKPLDVLEAIRNVAVEVDTVLIGTDPDSEGEKIAFDLYVSLRPYVQDIKRVEFHEVTRRAIINALANPREINFSLVKAQIVRRVEDRWIGFGLSKILQNKFQNPNLSAGRVQTPVLGWVVKTYEESLRNRMYNVDLQLEEGELRIQISREALDVLRKKKRVAIKLAGREVRSLNPPPPYTTDELLRDAVARLGLSADAAMRIAQDLFESGLITYHRTDSTRVSAAGVAIAREYITKRFGEDLFKPRTWGEEREGAHEAIRPTRPIDVEELRGLVNAGVIQLAIRPTRAHYQLYDLIFRRFMASQMGPSTVEVAKYQLEIDGYVVDIERVVGIKEMGFQTLYQVSRVEPELSTGTIDVVIKRYRVVRRILSQAEVLALMRQRGIGRPSTYARILQILSKRYYVYVTGRAKLMVPTKRGIEIYHYLEEAFGPLVDEERTRLIERHMDMIEEGKAKYDDVLNELFTEFRKEILPHLSA from the coding sequence GTGGTTCCGTTGGTGGTGTACCTTCACACGTGCCCTAACTGCGGCGGGCCCATCACGTCGGACCGCCTTGTCCTTGGGCTCCCGTGCAGAGAGTGCCTACCTGAGGGGACTAAGGCCGGGTCCATTAGGGAGGTAGTGGCGGCTCTTAGGAGGAGGCGCGTCTTGAAGGGGCTGGCTTGGGTAGATGCTTACCTCCGCGGCTACGAGGGGTTTACAGAATTTTTCAAAAAAGTAGTAGGCTTCGACATGTGGGGAGCGCAACGGCTTTGGGCCAGGAGGCTTGTAAGGGGGAAGAGCTTCGCCATAGTGGCGCCGACGGGCTCCGGCAAGACCACCTTCGTCTTAGTCGCCGCCCTTCATGTTGCTAAGGAGGGGAAGAAGGCCTTATTGATTTTCCCCACCTCCGCATTGGCCCACCAGGCTTATAGAAAGCTACTGGTTTTTGCGGAGAGGGCCGGGGTCTCGGTGAGGGCACTCGCCTACCACTCCCTTTTGTCAGACCGCGAGAAGAAGGAGGTCTTGGACGCGGTGCAGAGGGGCGAGTTCGACGTCTTGGTCGTCACGTCGGCTTTTCTGCCAAAATACTTCGACATGTTGAAGGCGTTTAAATTCGACTTCGTCGCCGCCGACGACGTGGACAGCATCTTGCGCGCCACAAGCAAGAACATTGACAGAATTCTGCGTCTCCTCGGCGTTTCCGACTCTGTCCTGAGCACCGCCCTGGAGGTTATCAACATGACAAAACAGCTGAGGAAGGCGGAGGTGGCAGGCGACCTCAAGGAGATGGAGAGGCTTAGCCAACAGATCGCAGAGCTTAGAGCTAAGCTCCACGAGGAGGCGAGGAGGCTGAGACTTGGCATTTTCATAGCGTCCGGCGCGTTGGCCAAGGCGAGGAGGACGCTTAGGCTTATGCTGTTTAGAGAGATTCTGGGATTCGACGTGGGGGGCCGGGCGGAGGGACTTAGAAACGTTGTTGACCTATACACAGAGGCCTCTGGCGACGTGGTGGAGCAGGCCGTGGAGTTGCTTAAGAGGCTTGGGCCCGGCGGTATTGTCTATGTGCAAGACAGGGAGCTGGGAATGGCCATTTTGGAGAGGGCGAAGGCTGAAGGGCTGGCCGTGGAGCACTTCTTCCGCCCCCGCCGAGGCGTGTTGGAGAGCTTTGAAAAGGGCGAGCTAGTCGCTCTCGTCGGCTTGGCCTCCTCTAGGTCTGCGCTTGTGAGGGGGATAGACCTCCCACACGTCATCAGATACGTCGTATTCGTCGGGGTGCCCAAGTTCAGGTTTAGGGTTAGGCTGGAGGAGTTCTCCATCCCGGCCTATCTCACCTTCTTGTACAACGTCCGCGCGGTGCTTGCCTCCGACTTGCGCTACAAGGCTGACAGGCTGATAGGCCAGCTCAAGAGGTTGGCCCCCTACGCCCTAAGCGTCCAAGAGGCGCTGAAAAAGGCGGCGGAGGGTGCTGAGCTGAACGGGTTTGACAAACACGCGGTCGAGGTGGTGAAGTCGGCTGTGGAGTTTGTCAACTCCCTCTTGGAGAGGGAGGAGATCCGCAAGGCGATTGAGACGTCTACCGAAATACGGCTCACCTACGTTGGCGGCGAGCTCTACGTCTTGGTGCCCGACGTCACGACGTATATCCAGGGCAGTGGGAGGACTTCCCGGCTGTACGTGGGAGGCCTCTCCAAGGGTCTGAGCGTGATGATCGTAGACGACGCCAAGGTCTTCCAGGCGCTGAGGCGCGAGCTCAAGCTTAGATTCGACGAGGCGGAGTTCGCCCATATAAAAGAGGTGGATCTCGACAAGGTTTTACAGGAGATCGACAGAGATAGGCGCATTATCCGGGACATCATAGAGGGGAGAGTGGCGCCAGAGAGGAGGAGCGTGGAGCTTATGAAGACGGTCCTCATGGTCGTGGAGTCGCCCACAAAGGCGCGGACAATCGCTAACTTTTTCGGCAGGCCGAGCCTCCTCGTGGCAGAGGGGGTGCCTATATACGAGGTCTCTACGGGGGACACGGTCCTCATGATCACAGCCTCGCTGGGCCACCTCTACGAGCTCCCAACGTCGCTTGACAGAATAGAGGCGCGGCAGAGGGAGATGCTGTTGAAGTGGTTCGGCGACTTCAAGACTGATGGCTACGACGGGGGCCAATACGCCGTATTGGTAAAGGAGGGGGCCTACATCCCAGTCTATAACAAGATCTGGAGGTGCCGGGGAGGCGTATACGTAGACGATGTGGACGTGCCCCCGGAGTGCAAGCCGCTCGACGTATTGGAGGCGATTAGAAACGTGGCTGTCGAGGTGGACACGGTGCTCATCGGCACAGACCCCGACTCCGAAGGCGAGAAAATAGCCTTCGACCTCTACGTCTCCCTACGTCCCTATGTCCAGGACATAAAGAGGGTGGAGTTCCACGAAGTGACGAGGAGGGCGATAATCAACGCCTTGGCCAACCCGCGGGAGATAAACTTCTCCCTGGTAAAGGCACAGATCGTGCGGAGGGTGGAGGACAGGTGGATAGGCTTCGGGCTGAGCAAGATACTGCAGAATAAGTTCCAAAACCCCAACCTATCCGCCGGGAGGGTGCAGACCCCGGTGCTGGGTTGGGTGGTGAAGACCTACGAGGAGTCGCTGAGGAATAGGATGTACAACGTCGACCTCCAGCTGGAGGAGGGAGAGCTGAGGATACAAATCTCCAGAGAGGCGCTGGACGTCCTGCGCAAAAAGAAGAGAGTGGCAATCAAGCTGGCAGGCAGGGAGGTGCGTTCTCTCAACCCGCCCCCGCCGTACACCACAGACGAGCTTCTCAGAGACGCAGTTGCGAGGCTCGGCCTCTCTGCAGACGCCGCGATGAGGATAGCCCAGGATCTCTTCGAAAGCGGCCTCATCACGTACCACCGCACAGACAGCACCCGGGTGTCTGCCGCGGGCGTGGCCATTGCGCGGGAGTACATAACAAAACGGTTTGGTGAGGACCTCTTCAAGCCCAGGACGTGGGGCGAGGAGAGGGAGGGCGCCCACGAAGCCATAAGGCCCACAAGGCCAATAGACGTGGAGGAGCTCAGAGGCCTGGTCAACGCCGGGGTGATCCAGCTCGCCATAAGGCCGACGAGGGCCCATTACCAGCTCTACGACTTAATCTTCCGCCGCTTTATGGCAAGCCAGATGGGCCCAAGCACAGTAGAGGTGGCGAAGTACCAGCTGGAGATAGACGGCTACGTCGTGGATATAGAGCGCGTCGTCGGCATAAAGGAGATGGGATTCCAGACTCTGTACCAAGTCTCGCGCGTAGAGCCTGAGTTGTCCACCGGGACAATAGACGTGGTTATTAAGAGGTACCGCGTTGTGAGGAGAATACTCTCACAAGCTGAGGTCCTGGCGTTGATGAGGCAGAGGGGGATAGGGAGGCCTAGCACATATGCCCGGATACTCCAGATCTTGTCCAAGAGGTACTACGTCTACGTGACGGGCCGCGCAAAGCTCATGGTGCCGACAAAGAGGGGTATTGAGATATACCACTACCTCGAGGAGGCTTTCGGCCCGCTTGTGGATGAAGAGAGGACTCGGCTGATAGAAAGACACATGGACATGATAGAGGAGGGGAAGGCCAAATACGACGACGTGTTAAACGAGCTGTTTACTGAGTTTAGAAAAGAGATACTACCCCACCTCTCCGCCTAG